The Hypnocyclicus thermotrophus genomic sequence TGAAGGTCTTCTATCTATTAATTCTAATATAAAATTTTCTATATTTTTTGTATATCCAAAAATATCCTCTTTAGTTTTATACTTTTTTATAATTTCTACATTTTTCAATTCTTTAGAAAAATACTTTTTTATTTCTTCTAGTCTATTCAATTTCATTGCTTTTACCCATTTTTCTGGCGCAGGTCTATCTAAACTATTTAATTGTATTCTATTAATTTTTATCTCTTTTAAATATTCTATAAATTTATCCAATTCTTCTTTTGTGTCATTTAGTCCTTCAATAAAAAATATTTCTAACCAAATCTTACCTTTATATTCTTCTGATAACTTTTTTATACCTTCTTTTATATCTAATAATTTTATTTTTGATGACGCTCTATCAATTTTTCTAAATACGTTTTCACTTATAGCATCTAATGATGGCATTATTATATCTGCTTGCATAATTTCTTCTCGAATATTTTTTTTATTTAATAAACTTGAATTTGTTATCACACATATTTTAGTATTAGTAATTTTTTTTATCTCTTTTATTAAATATCCTATTTCAGAGTGAAGAGTTGGTTCGCCATTTCCTGAAAATGTGATAAAATCTAAATAATTTCCTTTTTCTAAATAATCTTTTATTTCTGCCAAAACTTCATTAATTGGGGTATATTTTTTTCTCTCATTAAATAATTTGTCACTTGCACCACATTCACAATAAACACAATTAAAATTACAAATTTTTTCTTTTAATAAATCTACACCTAATGATATTTTTAATCTTCTCGATGGAACAGGACCAAAAATATATTTATATTTCATATTATCACCTACCAAGCTACTCTATATATTTCTTCTATCGTTGTTATTCCTTGCTTAACTTTTTCTTCACCATCTTTTTTTAAATCAACCCAACCATTTTTTAATAAATTTTCTCTAATTTCAAAATTACTTTTTTCGTTTAAAATATCTTTTTTCGTTTGATCATTTATTAAATAGAGTTCATGTATACTTGTTCGTCCTTTATATCCCGTATGAAAACAATATTCACATCCTTCTCCGTGCCAGTAAACCTCGCCGTTATCTAAAACTTTTTCTGTTTTACAATACGGACATATTCTTCTTACTAATCTTTGGGCTAAAACTCCTATAAGTGAAGATGTTATTAAATAAGGCTCTATCCCCATATCAATAAGCCTTGTTATCGAACTTATTGCATCATTTGTATGAAGTGTAGCAAATACTAAATGCCCTGTAAGAGAAGATCTTATTGCTATTTCTGCTGTTTCTTTATCTCTTATTTCACCTACCATTATTATATCTGGATCATGTCTAAGTACTGCTCTTAATCCTTCTGCAAAAGAAAAACCTATTTCTGACTTTACCTGTATTTGAGATACACCATCCATCTTATATTCTACTGGATCTTCTATAGTTATTATTTTTTTTTGCCCATCATTTAATTCTTTTATCGCAGAGAAAAGTGTCGTTGATTTTCCACTTCCTGTTGGTCCCGTCACTAATATTATTCCATTTGGTTTATGTACAAGCTTTCTAAATTCTTTTAAAACATCTTCTCTCATCCCAAGATATTCTAAATTCATTTCATTTTGTTGATTTGCAAGTATTCTTATAACTATACTTTCACCATTTACAGTAGGTATAACTGAAACTCTTAATTCCTGATTTTCTTTTCCTATTTTTATACCTATTCTTCCATCTTGTGGAAGTCTTTTTTCTGCTATATCCAGATCTGACATTATTTTTATTCTTGATACTACCGCTGCATAAACATTTTTTATTGAAGGAGGTACCGGTACATTATGAAGCATTCCATCAATTCGATATCTTAATAAAATATCATTTTTTATAGGTTCTATATGAATATCTGTTGCCCCTCTTTTATATGCATCTAATAATAATTTATTTACAAATTTTATTATTTCTGCATTTTCTTCATTATCAGAAATGTCAAATTCCTTTGTAAAGGTCACAACTTTATCTGTATTTGTAAACATTCCTGAACCTATTCCAAAATATTTAGTTGTCAATAAAAAAAATTCTTCTTCGCTAATCGCTACTGGTGTTACCATCTTTCTAAGCATAGATTTAATTTTCATCATTATTTTAATATCACTTGGATCAACCATTGCTAATATTAATTCTTTATCAGTTAATTTTATTGGAAATACTTTATTTTCATGTATTGTTTTTTCTTCTAATATTCTCAATGTTTTTCTATCTATTTCTATTTGCATTATCTCTTTACTTGTCAACATAACCACACCTCATAATTTAAAATTAAACCTCCTGTAATGGAGGTTTAATTATTTATTTAATTCTTCTAAAAGATATTTATTTTGAGTAAGCATAAGTTTAACTGTTATTTTTCTAAAAAATTGATACCATTTAAATTTCATATCTTCCATAGCTTTTACAGAATCTCTTATTGTTTTTTTTAAAAATTCTAACTCTTCAAAACTCATCATTACTGGATCGTTATTTTTCTTATTACATTCTGTTTGTAAATAGTTTAAATAATCAATAACTCCTTTTGTTTGAGGATTTGTTGCATATATTCCCATTTGTTTTTTCATTTCAACAATTAATCTAGCAAGATATTTTTTACTATTTTTATCTATATTAACCTTGTATTTTCTTTTCCCTTTTCCTATTTTTTGAATATTTCCTAACATACTCATTTGACTATAACTATTCATCATATCAGTATTTTTTAGTTTGTTTGTATTCATTCTGTTTTTCATACATACCCTCCATATATATTTTAATCAATATATTTATTTATTTTTTTATAAATCAATTCATATGAATTGTTTTCACAATTTGTTTTTTCTACATAAATAATATTATATTTTAATTTAATAACTTTATCAAGTATTAAAAATAAATTTTTTAAAATATCTTTTTCGTCTCCATTTTCAGAAAAATAAAAATAATTTTTATTATGTTTAAATTCTTCATATTTTCTCATTGTAATATATGCATTCTCTTGATTAAATTTTATATCTTCTTTTTTATTAAAAAATTTTATATTTATATTTATTTTTTTTGTTTTTCTCTCTTCTTTTATAACTTCTACTTTTCCTATTACTTCTTCAATTTCTTTTTTACTAATTATACCTTCTCTTATAATTAATGGTTTTTCTTTTGTCATATCTATTACTGTAGATTCTACTCTTTCTTTTGTAGCTCCTCCATCAATTAAATATTTTACTCTATTATCATTTTTAAAACTTTCAAATACCTGTTCTGCTAATACTGGACTTATCTCACCACTTTTATTAGCACTTGTTGTAGCTAAGCCTCCACCTACAAATTCAATTAAATCTATAGCTATTTTATTTAAAGGAATTCTAAAACCAATTGTTTTTTCTTTAGAAGAAATTATATCTGGAATATTTTTATTTTTATTTACAATAATACTAAGTGCTCCCGGCCAAAATTTATTAATTAATTTTTTTGTTTTTTCTGATATATTGTCTGTATATTTATAAAGCATATCTTTATTTGATAAAAGTACTATGATTGGTGAATTATAAGGTCTATTTTTTATATCATATAGCATTTTTAAACTATTTTCATTTTCAATAAAAGCACCTATCCCATATACAGTATCTGTTGGAAAACATACTATTTCACCTTTTTTTATTTTTTTTGAAATTTTTTCTAATTTAGCACTAGATATTTCTTTTACTACTTTTAACATTTTTCTCCTTTTAATATTTTATTCATCAAGCTTTATCTCTCTTAAAGTTTTAGCCGCATCTTCTGGAAGTACTGGATTAATATAAAATCCTGTCCCCCATTCAAATCCTGCAATTCTTGTAAGTTTTGGCATAATTTCTAAATGCCAATGAAAAACATCCTCTGTATTTTCATGAATATTTATTGGAGAAGTATGTACTACCATATTATAATCTACATCTCCTAATGCTCTTTTTATCCTAGTTATTACATTTTTTAAGATTTTCGCTAATGATCCAATCTGTTTTTTTGTTATTGTACTAAAAAAGGCACTATGCTTTTTAGGAACTATCCATGTTTCATATGGTACTTTCCCTGCAAAAAAATTAAAAGCAACAAACTCTTCATTTTCTTCAATAATACGCTCTTTATCTAATTGTTCTTGACTTAAAATATCACAATATACACATCTATCTCTAAATTTATAATAGTCTTTTGCTCCTTTAATTTCTGTTTCTACTCTCTTTGGAACAACTGGTGTAGCTATAAGTTGTGAATGAGAATGCTCTAATGAGGCACCCGCTCTTTCTCCGTAATTTTTAAAAATCAATATATGCTTTATCTCTTTTTCTTGTGATATATCTATATATCTATCTCTATATGCCCATATTATTTTTTCTACTTCAATATTTGTTAAATCTGAAATACATCTTTTATGATCCTCTGTTTCTACTATAATTTCATGTCTTCCAAGCCCATTCATCCTATCATAAATACCTACTCCTTTTTTTTCTAAATTTTGTTGAGGAGTAAGTGCTGGATACTTATTTTCTAATACTCTTATCCACCAATTTGGTGAATTTGGCTCTCTATTAGCTGTTTTAGGATAAGCTAATATTTCATCCCCTGATTTTTTTTCATTCCCTGAACAAAAAGGACAATATTTATCTTCTTCCTTTTCTTTTTTTTCTTTTTTTACTTTATAATCATTTGGTCTGTAGGCTCTTTCTGGTGAAAAAATAACCCATCTTTTACTTACAGGATCTTTTCTTAATTCAGACATCTTAAAACCTCCAAAAATTTTTAAAAAATGGTAGTGTTTACACTACCATTATACACAATTATTTTTGTTTTACAAATAAAGAACTTAATGATTCATTATTTATTACTCTTCTTATCCCTTCAGAGAACAATTTTGATACAGATAATATTGTCACTTTATCAATTCTTTTATCTTCTGAAAGTTGAATACTATCAGAAATCACTACTTCTTTTAATGGTGATTCTTGAAGTCTATCAATAGCAGGTCCTGAAAATACAGCATGTGTACAACAAGCGTATACTTCTTTTGCTCCTCTATCCATTACTGCTTGAGCCCCATTTGTAATTGTTCCTGCTGTATCAATCATATCATCTATAAAAATAGCTATTTTACCATCTATTTCTCCTATAATATTCATTACTTCTGATTCATTTGGTTTTGGCCTTCTTTTATCGATAATTGCTATTTTACAATCAAGCCAGCTCGCAAGTCCTCTTGCTCTTTTAACTCCGCCTACATCAGGTGATACTACTACTATATCATCGCCTGTAAATCCTTTATCTAAAAAATATTTTGCTAAAATCGGTAATGCTTTCATATGATCTACTGGTATATCAAAAAATCCTTGAATTTGTTGTGCATGTAAATCCATAGTTATTACTCTAGTTGCTCCAGCTGTAGTTAATAAATTTGCTACTAATTTTGCTGTAATTGGTTCTCTTGGACTAGCTTTTCTATCTTGTCTAGCATATCCATAGTAAGGCATAACAGCTATAATCTCTTTTGCAGATGCTCTCTTTAATGCATCAATAAATACAAGAAGCTCCATAAGATTTTCATTTACAGGTTCTGAGGTTGATTGAACTACTAAAACAGTATCCCCCCTTACAGTTTCATTTAGTTTAACATAAACTTCTCCATCCTTAAATCTGACTACTTTTGCATCACCAAGCTCAATCCCTAACTCATGTGCTATTTTAGTAGCTAATTCTTTGTTTGAGCTACCGGAAAAAACTTTAACATCATTAGTCCTCATTCTTTTTTCTCCACTCCTTTATATTTAATTGTTTTGCTCTTCCTAATCCTAATGAATATTCTGGAACATCTTTTGTTATTACAGATCCTGCTCCTGTTATAGCATTATCTCCAATTACTACCGGTGCTACAAATTTTGTATCACTTCCTATAAATACATTTTCCCCAATAATAGTTTTATGTTTATTTTTACCATCATAATTACATGTGATTGTTCCTGCTCCAAAATTTGTATTTTTTCCTACTTCTGAATCACCAATATAAGTTAAGTGTCCTGCTTTCACCCCTTTTTCTAATGTTGATTTTTTTACTTCAACAAAATTTCCAATATGTACATTTTCTTTTAAATATGCTTTTGATCTAAGGTGTGCAAAAGGCCCTATTGTTACACCACTTTTAATAATACTTTCTTCTATCACCGAGCTTTCTATTTTTACATCATTTTCTATAATACTATCTATTATTCTAGTATTTTGCATAATAATTGTATTTTCACCAATTTCTGTATTTCCTTCAATAATAACATTTGGATAAATAACAGTATCTTTTCCAATTTTTACACTTTCTTCAATATATGCAGTTTTAGGATCTATAAAAATAACTCCCTCATTCATTAATTCATTATTTTTTCTCTCTCTTAATACTTTACTTGCTTCAGCCAATTGTACTTTTGAATTTACTCCTAATATTTCTTGATTATCTTCTAAAAGATAAGACTCTACCAATTCATTATTATTAACTAATATTTTAATAACGTCTGTTAAATAATATTCACCTTTTTCATTATTATTATCTATTTTTTCAAGAGAAGAAAATAATTTTTTCGAATCAAAACAATATACTCCACTATTTATCTCGTTAATTTTTTTTATATCTTCACTAGCTTCTTTTTCCTCTATAATAGCAATTACTTTATCATTATTTTTTACTATTCTCCCATATCCAAAAGGATTTTCAACCTTTGCTGTAAGAATTGTAGCTGATGCATTTTTTTCATTATGAAATTTCACAAACTGTTCAATAGTTGTATTTCTAATTAAAGGAGTGTCTCCACAAGTTACAATAACTGTTCCTTCAAAATCTTTTAAACTATCTTTTGCTTGCATAATAGCATGTCCTGTTCCTAATTGTTCTTCTTGTGTTACATGTTCTATATTAATATTTCTATTTTTGAATTC encodes the following:
- a CDS encoding radical SAM protein, producing MKYKYIFGPVPSRRLKISLGVDLLKEKICNFNCVYCECGASDKLFNERKKYTPINEVLAEIKDYLEKGNYLDFITFSGNGEPTLHSEIGYLIKEIKKITNTKICVITNSSLLNKKNIREEIMQADIIMPSLDAISENVFRKIDRASSKIKLLDIKEGIKKLSEEYKGKIWLEIFFIEGLNDTKEELDKFIEYLKEIKINRIQLNSLDRPAPEKWVKAMKLNRLEEIKKYFSKELKNVEIIKKYKTKEDIFGYTKNIENFILELIDRRPSTFEDMKEILKIEDTELNKYLEYLENKKEIKKVIENRGIFYKKNIDKKY
- a CDS encoding GspE/PulE family protein — its product is MLTSKEIMQIEIDRKTLRILEEKTIHENKVFPIKLTDKELILAMVDPSDIKIMMKIKSMLRKMVTPVAISEEEFFLLTTKYFGIGSGMFTNTDKVVTFTKEFDISDNEENAEIIKFVNKLLLDAYKRGATDIHIEPIKNDILLRYRIDGMLHNVPVPPSIKNVYAAVVSRIKIMSDLDIAEKRLPQDGRIGIKIGKENQELRVSVIPTVNGESIVIRILANQQNEMNLEYLGMREDVLKEFRKLVHKPNGIILVTGPTGSGKSTTLFSAIKELNDGQKKIITIEDPVEYKMDGVSQIQVKSEIGFSFAEGLRAVLRHDPDIIMVGEIRDKETAEIAIRSSLTGHLVFATLHTNDAISSITRLIDMGIEPYLITSSLIGVLAQRLVRRICPYCKTEKVLDNGEVYWHGEGCEYCFHTGYKGRTSIHELYLINDQTKKDILNEKSNFEIRENLLKNGWVDLKKDGEEKVKQGITTIEEIYRVAW
- a CDS encoding L-threonylcarbamoyladenylate synthase — encoded protein: MLKVVKEISSAKLEKISKKIKKGEIVCFPTDTVYGIGAFIENENSLKMLYDIKNRPYNSPIIVLLSNKDMLYKYTDNISEKTKKLINKFWPGALSIIVNKNKNIPDIISSKEKTIGFRIPLNKIAIDLIEFVGGGLATTSANKSGEISPVLAEQVFESFKNDNRVKYLIDGGATKERVESTVIDMTKEKPLIIREGIISKKEIEEVIGKVEVIKEERKTKKININIKFFNKKEDIKFNQENAYITMRKYEEFKHNKNYFYFSENGDEKDILKNLFLILDKVIKLKYNIIYVEKTNCENNSYELIYKKINKYID
- the galT gene encoding galactose-1-phosphate uridylyltransferase; amino-acid sequence: MSELRKDPVSKRWVIFSPERAYRPNDYKVKKEKKEKEEDKYCPFCSGNEKKSGDEILAYPKTANREPNSPNWWIRVLENKYPALTPQQNLEKKGVGIYDRMNGLGRHEIIVETEDHKRCISDLTNIEVEKIIWAYRDRYIDISQEKEIKHILIFKNYGERAGASLEHSHSQLIATPVVPKRVETEIKGAKDYYKFRDRCVYCDILSQEQLDKERIIEENEEFVAFNFFAGKVPYETWIVPKKHSAFFSTITKKQIGSLAKILKNVITRIKRALGDVDYNMVVHTSPINIHENTEDVFHWHLEIMPKLTRIAGFEWGTGFYINPVLPEDAAKTLREIKLDE
- a CDS encoding ribose-phosphate diphosphokinase — translated: MRTNDVKVFSGSSNKELATKIAHELGIELGDAKVVRFKDGEVYVKLNETVRGDTVLVVQSTSEPVNENLMELLVFIDALKRASAKEIIAVMPYYGYARQDRKASPREPITAKLVANLLTTAGATRVITMDLHAQQIQGFFDIPVDHMKALPILAKYFLDKGFTGDDIVVVSPDVGGVKRARGLASWLDCKIAIIDKRRPKPNESEVMNIIGEIDGKIAIFIDDMIDTAGTITNGAQAVMDRGAKEVYACCTHAVFSGPAIDRLQESPLKEVVISDSIQLSEDKRIDKVTILSVSKLFSEGIRRVINNESLSSLFVKQK
- the glmU gene encoding bifunctional UDP-N-acetylglucosamine diphosphorylase/glucosamine-1-phosphate N-acetyltransferase GlmU: MVSLVLAAGKGTRMKSELPKVLHKVNGIPMVIKIDNELKKAGIDKNILILGHKKELIISEFKNRNINIEHVTQEEQLGTGHAIMQAKDSLKDFEGTVIVTCGDTPLIRNTTIEQFVKFHNEKNASATILTAKVENPFGYGRIVKNNDKVIAIIEEKEASEDIKKINEINSGVYCFDSKKLFSSLEKIDNNNEKGEYYLTDVIKILVNNNELVESYLLEDNQEILGVNSKVQLAEASKVLRERKNNELMNEGVIFIDPKTAYIEESVKIGKDTVIYPNVIIEGNTEIGENTIIMQNTRIIDSIIENDVKIESSVIEESIIKSGVTIGPFAHLRSKAYLKENVHIGNFVEVKKSTLEKGVKAGHLTYIGDSEVGKNTNFGAGTITCNYDGKNKHKTIIGENVFIGSDTKFVAPVVIGDNAITGAGSVITKDVPEYSLGLGRAKQLNIKEWRKKNED